CTCGCTCATGGCTGCCTGAGGAGCGTATCGACCGCTTCGAGGAAGCTCTTCACGTTGATGGGCTTGCTCTGATAGCCGTCGAAACCCGCCGCGAGGATGTTCTGTCTGTCCTGGGTCATGGCGGAGGCGGTCACGGCCATCACGCGCATGCCGCGGGTGGCGGGGTTCTCACGCAGCCGCTTGAGCGCCGTGATGCCGTCAATGCCGGGCAACTGGATGTCCATCAGGACCAGCGCGGGCTGCCGCGTCCGAGCGAGCTCCACCCCCTCCTCTCCGGTCTCCGTCTCGATGGTTTCATAGCCTTTGAACTGGAGCACGTCGCGAACGAGCCGGCGGTTCTTCTCATTGTCCTCGATGATCAAGATGAGCTCACCGGCCATGGGCGCTCACCGGCAGCGTGAAGGTGAACGTCGACCCCTGGCCCGGCTCGCTCTGCACCCAGAGCTTGCCCCCGTGCAGCTCAACGAGCCGCCGGGCGAGGGCCAGGCCCAGCCCCGTGCCCTCGCGCTTGCGCGCGTAGTCGGTGCCGACCTGTCTGAACTCCTCGAAGATGGCCTCCTGGTCTTCCTGGGCGATACCCACGCCGGTGTCGGCCACTGATACCTCCGCCATGCCGTCCTTGAGATGGGCGGCGATGGAGATCTTGCCGCCTTCGGGAGTGAACTTCACCGCATTCGAAAGCAGGTTCAGGAGCACTTGCTTGACCTTCCGCTCCTCTCCCTTCACCTCGCCCAGGCGCGGATCCACCGTCACCTCGAGCTTCAGCCCGTGCCG
This genomic window from Candidatus Methylomirabilota bacterium contains:
- a CDS encoding response regulator, which produces MAGELILIIEDNEKNRRLVRDVLQFKGYETIETETGEEGVELARTRQPALVLMDIQLPGIDGITALKRLRENPATRGMRVMAVTASAMTQDRQNILAAGFDGYQSKPINVKSFLEAVDTLLRQP